From a single Pseudomonas sp. A34-9 genomic region:
- the rhlB gene encoding ATP-dependent RNA helicase RhlB: MTVLEALKKMFGKSEAEQLAPVPSAPSHAPGHRNDAPQADRPAAVAAPKQDPKPAPAAPIAAEPARSEEPKQARPRREPKPKAPVIPWKLEDFVVEPQEGKTRFHDFKLSPELMHAIQDLGFPYCTPIQAQVLGFTLAGKDAIGRAQTGTGKTAAFLISIITQLLQTPPPKERYMGEPRALIIAPTRELVVQIAKDAADLTKYTGLNVMTFVGGMDFDKQLKHLEARHCDILVATPGRLLDFNQRGDVHLDMVEVMVLDEADRMLDMGFIPQVRQIIRQTPPKSERQTLLFSATFTEDVMNLAKQWTTDPSIVEIEVTNVASENVEQHIYAVAAADKYKLLYNLVNDNGWERVMVFANRKDEVRRIEERLVRDGVNAAQLSGDVPQHKRIKTLEGFREGKIRVLVATDVAGRGIHIDGISHVINFTLPEVPDDYVHRIGRTGRAGADGVSISFAGEDDSYQLPSIEEKLGRKISCETPPTHLLRAVERKRPQ; this comes from the coding sequence TGAGCAGCTCGCGCCAGTTCCCAGTGCGCCGTCGCACGCCCCCGGTCATCGCAACGATGCGCCCCAGGCCGACCGCCCCGCTGCCGTAGCAGCACCGAAGCAAGACCCGAAACCCGCTCCGGCCGCGCCAATCGCCGCCGAGCCTGCGCGCAGTGAAGAGCCGAAACAGGCCAGACCGCGTCGCGAACCGAAGCCCAAGGCACCGGTTATTCCGTGGAAACTCGAAGATTTCGTTGTCGAGCCACAGGAAGGCAAAACCCGCTTCCACGATTTCAAGCTGTCTCCAGAACTGATGCACGCCATTCAGGATCTGGGCTTCCCGTATTGCACACCGATTCAGGCACAGGTGCTGGGCTTTACCCTCGCCGGCAAAGACGCCATTGGCCGCGCGCAAACCGGTACCGGCAAAACCGCCGCGTTCCTGATCTCGATCATCACCCAGCTGCTGCAAACGCCACCGCCGAAAGAACGCTACATGGGCGAACCCCGTGCGCTGATCATCGCGCCAACCCGTGAGCTGGTGGTGCAGATCGCCAAGGACGCCGCTGATCTGACCAAGTACACCGGCCTCAACGTCATGACGTTTGTGGGTGGCATGGACTTCGACAAGCAGCTCAAGCACCTCGAAGCGCGTCACTGCGACATTCTCGTGGCGACGCCAGGCCGCCTGCTCGACTTCAACCAGCGCGGCGACGTGCACCTGGACATGGTCGAAGTGATGGTGCTGGACGAAGCCGACCGCATGCTCGACATGGGTTTCATCCCGCAAGTACGCCAGATCATTCGCCAGACCCCGCCGAAGTCCGAGCGCCAGACTCTGCTGTTCTCCGCGACCTTCACCGAAGACGTGATGAACCTGGCCAAGCAATGGACGACCGATCCGTCCATCGTCGAAATTGAAGTCACCAACGTCGCCAGCGAAAACGTCGAGCAACACATCTACGCCGTGGCCGCTGCCGACAAGTACAAATTGCTCTACAACCTGGTCAACGATAATGGCTGGGAGCGGGTGATGGTTTTCGCCAACCGCAAGGACGAAGTCCGCCGTATCGAAGAGCGTCTGGTGCGCGACGGTGTGAATGCTGCGCAGTTGTCCGGCGACGTGCCGCAACACAAACGCATCAAGACCCTCGAAGGTTTCCGCGAGGGCAAGATTCGCGTGCTCGTCGCCACCGATGTGGCCGGTCGCGGCATTCACATCGACGGCATCAGCCACGTGATCAACTTCACCCTGCCGGAAGTCCCGGACGACTACGTGCACCGCATCGGTCGTACCGGTCGTGCCGGCGCCGATGGTGTGTCGATCAGCTTCGCCGGTGAGGATGACTCATACCAGTTGCCGTCCATCGAAGAAAAGCTCGGTCGCAAGATCAGCTGCGAAACGCCGCCGACGCATCTGTTGCGGGCGGTCGAGCGCAAGCGTCCGCAGTAA
- a CDS encoding ornithine cyclodeaminase family protein, which produces MSSTPHVIDQAQARELLARINVPQILRKLFRDLAAGNAVQPAQQLVEFPQGAGDFINYLGVLAEDGVYGVKTSPYIVREQGALVTAWTLLMSMKTGQPLLLCDAGELTTARTAATTAVAVDALAPVSATRLAIIGSGKVAQAHLHYVKSLRDWQSISVYSPSLLEDADTQARLKAISADLNIANSREAALAEADVIMLCTSSAGPVIDPAALSKPALITSISTNAPRAHEVPPQSLNNMQVFCDYRLTTPGSAGEMLIAAEQHGWNKDSIIGDLADLLSEKVQRPDYARHVFFRSIGLGLEDIALANAVYHLQN; this is translated from the coding sequence ATGTCCAGTACGCCCCACGTGATCGACCAAGCCCAGGCCCGTGAGCTGTTGGCGCGCATCAATGTGCCGCAGATCCTGCGCAAGCTGTTTCGCGACCTCGCGGCGGGCAACGCCGTACAACCGGCGCAGCAACTGGTGGAGTTCCCGCAGGGCGCCGGCGACTTCATCAACTATCTGGGCGTGCTGGCCGAGGACGGCGTTTACGGCGTGAAGACCTCGCCCTACATCGTTCGCGAGCAAGGTGCGCTGGTGACGGCGTGGACATTATTGATGTCGATGAAAACCGGCCAGCCGTTGCTGTTGTGTGATGCCGGTGAACTGACCACCGCGCGCACGGCAGCGACCACGGCTGTGGCCGTCGACGCCCTCGCGCCGGTGAGTGCCACGCGACTGGCAATCATCGGCAGCGGCAAGGTTGCTCAGGCGCATCTGCACTATGTGAAATCGCTGCGTGACTGGCAGAGCATCAGCGTGTATTCACCGTCCCTGCTCGAAGACGCTGATACTCAGGCACGGTTGAAAGCCATCTCTGCCGATCTGAACATTGCCAACAGCCGCGAAGCCGCCCTCGCCGAGGCCGACGTGATCATGCTTTGCACCTCGTCCGCCGGACCGGTGATCGATCCTGCCGCATTGAGCAAACCGGCACTGATCACGTCGATCAGCACAAACGCCCCACGCGCCCACGAAGTACCACCGCAGAGCCTCAACAACATGCAGGTGTTCTGCGACTATCGTCTGACCACGCCGGGTTCGGCGGGTGAGATGTTGATTGCCGCCGAGCAGCACGGCTGGAACAAGGACTCGATCATTGGCGACTTGGCGGATCTGCTCAGTGAAAAAGTGCAGCGCCCGGATTACGCCCGTCACGTGTTTTTCCGCTCGATCGGCCTGGGCCTCGAAGACATCGCCCTGGCCAATGCGGTTTATCACCTACAGAACTAA
- a CDS encoding FAD-binding oxidoreductase: MSQADFIIIGGGIAGASTGFWLSPHGKVIVLERESHPAYHSTGRSAALFTAAYGTPQVRALTQASRAFFDNPPSGFCEHPLLTPRGEMTVDFTGDAAELNNQYLSAKATVPEMQLLSADEACARLPILRREKVHGAIYDPSASDIDTDALHQGYLRGIRRNDGEVHTDCEVLGLSRDADGHWYVQTNGQTFSAPVIINAAGAWADKIGALAGARPLGLQPKRRAAFIFAGPEGVDIHHWPMLVSLDESFYMKPDAGMFLGSPANADPVEPHDVQPEELDIAMGIYQIEEATTLTIRRPTRTWAGLRSFVGDGDLLSGFDQQVPGLFWVAAQGGYGIQTSPAMGQASAALVRGEPLPEHLHNFGLSSAMLSPARLA, encoded by the coding sequence ATGAGCCAGGCAGATTTCATCATCATCGGCGGCGGAATTGCCGGCGCTTCCACCGGTTTCTGGCTGTCGCCGCACGGCAAAGTGATCGTGCTCGAACGTGAATCCCACCCGGCCTATCACTCCACCGGCCGCTCCGCCGCGCTGTTCACCGCCGCGTACGGCACACCGCAAGTGCGTGCACTGACGCAGGCCAGCCGGGCGTTCTTCGACAATCCGCCAAGCGGTTTCTGTGAACACCCCTTGCTGACCCCGCGCGGCGAAATGACCGTAGACTTCACCGGTGACGCTGCCGAACTCAATAACCAATACCTCAGCGCCAAAGCCACCGTACCGGAGATGCAACTGCTCAGCGCCGACGAAGCCTGCGCGCGGTTACCGATCCTGCGTCGGGAAAAAGTCCACGGCGCGATCTACGACCCGAGCGCCAGCGACATCGACACCGACGCTCTGCATCAAGGCTACCTGCGCGGAATCCGCCGCAACGACGGTGAAGTCCATACCGATTGCGAAGTGCTCGGCCTCAGCCGCGATGCCGATGGTCACTGGTACGTCCAGACCAACGGCCAGACCTTCAGCGCACCCGTGATCATCAACGCCGCCGGCGCCTGGGCCGACAAGATCGGTGCACTGGCCGGCGCGCGTCCGCTGGGCCTGCAACCGAAACGTCGCGCCGCGTTCATCTTCGCCGGCCCCGAAGGCGTCGACATTCATCACTGGCCGATGCTGGTCAGCCTCGACGAATCCTTCTATATGAAGCCTGACGCCGGCATGTTTCTCGGATCACCGGCCAACGCCGACCCGGTCGAGCCCCACGACGTACAGCCGGAAGAACTGGACATTGCCATGGGCATTTACCAGATCGAAGAAGCCACCACGCTGACCATCCGCCGCCCGACCCGCACCTGGGCCGGGCTGCGCAGTTTCGTCGGCGACGGTGATCTGCTCAGCGGTTTCGACCAGCAGGTGCCGGGGCTGTTCTGGGTCGCGGCGCAGGGTGGCTACGGCATCCAGACTTCGCCGGCGATGGGCCAGGCCAGCGCCGCGCTGGTACGTGGTGAGCCGTTGCCCGAGCACTTGCATAACTTCGGCCTGAGCAGTGCCATGCTCTCCCCTGCACGCCTCGCCTGA